A window from Electrophorus electricus isolate fEleEle1 chromosome 7, fEleEle1.pri, whole genome shotgun sequence encodes these proteins:
- the LOC113568006 gene encoding integrin beta-1-like isoform X2, whose protein sequence is MEVKVVVMAALLGIVSVCNAQLDGNECTKASAQSCGECIQVGEMCGWCSTEAFLKQGESKSARCDEIKALESKGCSKVENPRGNITIDENKPVTNRKKDGSEKLKPDQITQIQPQKLTLKLRAGEQQKFSLRFKRAEDYPIDMYYLMDLSYSMKDDLENVKNLGTDLMHEMQTITSDFRIGFGSFVEKTVMPYISTTPAKLLNPCTSDQNCTSPFSYKNVLSLTEDGKRFNTLVSQQQISGNLDSPEGGFDAIMQVAVCGEQIGWRNVTRLLVFSTDAGFHFAGDGKLGGIVLPNDGKCHLTNNMYTMSHYYDYPSIAHLVQKLSDNNIQTIFAVTEEFQPVYKELKNLIPKSAVGTLSANSSNVIKLIIDAYNSLSSEVILENSKLPEGVSISYVSHCKNGVSETGDNGRKCSNISIGDEVLFDVAITAKGCPSPGKSETIKIKPLGFNEEVVVVLNFICECECHKSGIPNSPDCHFGNGTLECGACRCNEGRIGRVCECSKDDVRTEDLDANCRMDNGTDICSNNGDCVCGTCECKKRDNPEERYEGKYCECDNFNCDRSNNKLCGGHGRCVCRKCVCDANYTGSACDCPLDKQPCMASNGQECNGRGQCECGVCKCTDTKFQGPTCEICPTCPGVCAEHKNCVQCLAFKSGELKDVCESTCKNFKPILVKKKEDLPQPNSQPFLTHCKERDANDCWFFFTYATKNNTTEVYVVEELECPAGPDIIPIVAGLVAGIVLIGLALLLIWKLLMIIHDRREFAKFEKEKMNAKWDTGENPIYKSAVTTVVNPKYEGK, encoded by the exons ATGGAGGTGAAGGTGGTGGTGATGGCAGCTCTGCTGGGGATAGTCTCAGTCTGCAACGCTCAACTAG atggTAATGAATGTACTAAGGCATCAGCTCAGTCTTGTGGAGAATGTATTCAGGTTGGAGAGATGTGTGGGTGGTGCAGCACAGAA GCGTTTCTGAAGCAGGGGGAGTCGAAGTCAGCACGCTGTGATGAGATCAAGGCTCTGGAGAGTAAGGGCTGTTCCAAAGTAGAAAACCCACGCGGAAATATCACCATCGACGAGAACAAACCCGTCACCAACCGCAAGAAAGACGGGTCGGAGAAGCTGAAGCCAGACCAGATCACCCAGATTCAGCCTCAGAAACTCACACTCAAGCTGAGAGCAG GTGAACAGCAGAAGTTTTCTCTGAGGTTCAAACGTGCTGAGGATTACCCCATTGACATGTACTATCTGATGGACCTCAGTTACTCCATGAAAGATGATTTGGAGAATGTGAAGAACTTGGGAACAGACTTGATGCATGAAATGCAGACCATCACATCAGACTTCAGGATTG GGTTTGGTTCCTTTGTGGAGAAGACTGTAATGCCCTACATCAGCACGACGCCAGCCAAGCTTCTGAACCCCTGCACCTCGGATCAGAACTGCACCAGTCCCTTCAGCTACAAGAACGTGCTGAGTCTGACTGAGGACGGGAAACGTTTCAACACCCTGGTCAGCCAGCAGCAGATCTCCGGAAACCTGGACTCTCCAGAGGGGGGCTTTGACGCCATCATGCAGGTCGCTGTGTGTGGG GAGCAGATAGGCTGGAGGAATGTGACTCGACTGCTAGTCTTCTCGACGGACGCTGGTTTCCACTTCGCTGGAGATGGGAAACTAGGCGGCATTGTGCTTCCCAATGATGGGAAATGTCACTTGACGAACAACATGTACACAATGAGCCACTACTAT GACTACCCTTCCATCGCCCACCTTGTCCAGAAGCTGAGTGACAACAATATTCAGACCATATTTGCAGTGACTGAAGAGTTCCAGCCGGTCTATAAA GAGCTTAAGAACCTCATTCCCAAGTCTGCTGTAGGAACACTGTCTGCAAACTCCAGCAATGTGATCAAGCTGATTATCGATGCTTACAAT TCTCTGTCCTCTGAGGTGATTCTGGAGAACAGTAAGCTCCCTGAGGGAGTGTCCATCTCATATGTGTCTCACTGCAAGAACGgagtgagtgagacaggagACAACGGACGAAAGTGCTCCAACATCTCAATTGGTGATGAG GTGCTCTTTGATGTAGCCATCACTGCCAAGGGCTGTCCATCTCCTGGGAAATCTGAGACCATAAAGATTAAACCACTGGGCTTCAACGAGGAGGTTGTGGTTGTCCTCAACTTCATTTGTGAGTGCGAGTGTCACAAATCGGGAATTCCCAACAGTCCAGATTGTCACTTTGGTAATGGAACCCTGGAGTGCGGGGCATGCAG GTGCAATGAGGGTCGTATTGGAAGGGTTTGTGAGTGTAGCAAAGACGACGTCAGGACAGAAGATCTGGACGCTAACTGCAGAATGGACAATGGCACAGACATCTGCAGTAATAACGGAGACTGCGTCTGTGGGACGTGTGAGTGTAAGAAGAGAGACAACCCAGAGGAGCGGTATGAGGGGAAGTACTGCGAGTGTGACAACTTCAACTGTGACCGCTCCAACAACAAACTCTGTGGAG GTCATggtcggtgtgtgtgcaggaaatgtgtgtgtgacgctaACTACACAGGCAGTGCATGTGACTGTCCTCTGGACAAACAGCCATGTATGGCTAGTAACGGACAGGAGTGTAACGGTCGAGGACAGTGCGAATGcggtgtgtgtaaatgcaccGACACAAAATTCCAGGGCCCCACCTGTGAGATCTGCCCCACCTGTCCAGGAGTCTGCGCTGAGCACAA AAACTGTGTCCAGTGCCTGGCATTTAAGAGTGGAGAGCTGAAGGACGTGTGTGAATCCACATGCAAGAACTTCAAACCCATCCTGGTGAAGAAGAAGGAAGACCTTCCTCAGCCAAACAGCCAACCCTTCCTCACACACTGCAAAGAGCGCGACGCCAATGACTGCTGGTTCTTCTTCACCTACGCCACCAAGAATAACACTACTGAAGTCTACGTGGTAGAGGAGCTGG AATGCCCGGCTGGTCCCGACATCATCCCCATCGTAGCAGGCTTGGTCGCGGGCATTGTTCTGATTGGTCTGGCCCTGCTTCTCATCTGGAAACTGCTTATGATTATTCATGACCGCAGAGAGTTCGCAAAGTTTGAGAAAGAGAAGATGAACGCCAAGTGGGATACA gGTGAAAATCCCATCTATAAGAGTGCCGTTACCACAGTGGTCAATCCCAAATACGAGGGGAAGTGA
- the LOC113568006 gene encoding integrin beta-1-like isoform X1, translating into MEVKVVVMAALLGIVSVCNAQLDGNECTKASAQSCGECIQVGEMCGWCSTEAFLKQGESKSARCDEIKALESKGCSKVENPRGNITIDENKPVTNRKKDGSEKLKPDQITQIQPQKLTLKLRAGEQQKFSLRFKRAEDYPIDMYYLMDLSYSMKDDLENVKNLGTDLMHEMQTITSDFRIGFGSFVEKTVMPYISTTPAKLLNPCTSDQNCTSPFSYKNVLSLTEDGKRFNTLVSQQQISGNLDSPEGGFDAIMQVAVCGEQIGWRNVTRLLVFSTDAGFHFAGDGKLGGIVLPNDGKCHLTNNMYTMSHYYDYPSIAHLVQKLSDNNIQTIFAVTEEFQPVYKELKNLIPKSAVGTLSANSSNVIKLIIDAYNSLSSEVILENSKLPEGVSISYVSHCKNGVSETGDNGRKCSNISIGDEVLFDVAITAKGCPSPGKSETIKIKPLGFNEEVVVVLNFICECECHKSGIPNSPDCHFGNGTLECGACRCNEGRIGRVCECSKDDVRTEDLDANCRMDNGTDICSNNGDCVCGTCECKKRDNPEERYEGKYCECDNFNCDRSNNKLCGGHGRCVCRKCVCDANYTGSACDCPLDKQPCMASNGQECNGRGQCECGVCKCTDTKFQGPTCEICPTCPGVCAEHKNCVQCLAFKSGELKDVCESTCKNFKPILVKKKEDLPQPNSQPFLTHCKERDANDCWFFFTYATKNNTTEVYVVEELECPAGPDIIPIVAGLVAGIVLIGLALLLIWKLLMIIHDRREFAKFEKEKMNAKWDTQENPIYRSPINKFQNPGYGHRSGAL; encoded by the exons ATGGAGGTGAAGGTGGTGGTGATGGCAGCTCTGCTGGGGATAGTCTCAGTCTGCAACGCTCAACTAG atggTAATGAATGTACTAAGGCATCAGCTCAGTCTTGTGGAGAATGTATTCAGGTTGGAGAGATGTGTGGGTGGTGCAGCACAGAA GCGTTTCTGAAGCAGGGGGAGTCGAAGTCAGCACGCTGTGATGAGATCAAGGCTCTGGAGAGTAAGGGCTGTTCCAAAGTAGAAAACCCACGCGGAAATATCACCATCGACGAGAACAAACCCGTCACCAACCGCAAGAAAGACGGGTCGGAGAAGCTGAAGCCAGACCAGATCACCCAGATTCAGCCTCAGAAACTCACACTCAAGCTGAGAGCAG GTGAACAGCAGAAGTTTTCTCTGAGGTTCAAACGTGCTGAGGATTACCCCATTGACATGTACTATCTGATGGACCTCAGTTACTCCATGAAAGATGATTTGGAGAATGTGAAGAACTTGGGAACAGACTTGATGCATGAAATGCAGACCATCACATCAGACTTCAGGATTG GGTTTGGTTCCTTTGTGGAGAAGACTGTAATGCCCTACATCAGCACGACGCCAGCCAAGCTTCTGAACCCCTGCACCTCGGATCAGAACTGCACCAGTCCCTTCAGCTACAAGAACGTGCTGAGTCTGACTGAGGACGGGAAACGTTTCAACACCCTGGTCAGCCAGCAGCAGATCTCCGGAAACCTGGACTCTCCAGAGGGGGGCTTTGACGCCATCATGCAGGTCGCTGTGTGTGGG GAGCAGATAGGCTGGAGGAATGTGACTCGACTGCTAGTCTTCTCGACGGACGCTGGTTTCCACTTCGCTGGAGATGGGAAACTAGGCGGCATTGTGCTTCCCAATGATGGGAAATGTCACTTGACGAACAACATGTACACAATGAGCCACTACTAT GACTACCCTTCCATCGCCCACCTTGTCCAGAAGCTGAGTGACAACAATATTCAGACCATATTTGCAGTGACTGAAGAGTTCCAGCCGGTCTATAAA GAGCTTAAGAACCTCATTCCCAAGTCTGCTGTAGGAACACTGTCTGCAAACTCCAGCAATGTGATCAAGCTGATTATCGATGCTTACAAT TCTCTGTCCTCTGAGGTGATTCTGGAGAACAGTAAGCTCCCTGAGGGAGTGTCCATCTCATATGTGTCTCACTGCAAGAACGgagtgagtgagacaggagACAACGGACGAAAGTGCTCCAACATCTCAATTGGTGATGAG GTGCTCTTTGATGTAGCCATCACTGCCAAGGGCTGTCCATCTCCTGGGAAATCTGAGACCATAAAGATTAAACCACTGGGCTTCAACGAGGAGGTTGTGGTTGTCCTCAACTTCATTTGTGAGTGCGAGTGTCACAAATCGGGAATTCCCAACAGTCCAGATTGTCACTTTGGTAATGGAACCCTGGAGTGCGGGGCATGCAG GTGCAATGAGGGTCGTATTGGAAGGGTTTGTGAGTGTAGCAAAGACGACGTCAGGACAGAAGATCTGGACGCTAACTGCAGAATGGACAATGGCACAGACATCTGCAGTAATAACGGAGACTGCGTCTGTGGGACGTGTGAGTGTAAGAAGAGAGACAACCCAGAGGAGCGGTATGAGGGGAAGTACTGCGAGTGTGACAACTTCAACTGTGACCGCTCCAACAACAAACTCTGTGGAG GTCATggtcggtgtgtgtgcaggaaatgtgtgtgtgacgctaACTACACAGGCAGTGCATGTGACTGTCCTCTGGACAAACAGCCATGTATGGCTAGTAACGGACAGGAGTGTAACGGTCGAGGACAGTGCGAATGcggtgtgtgtaaatgcaccGACACAAAATTCCAGGGCCCCACCTGTGAGATCTGCCCCACCTGTCCAGGAGTCTGCGCTGAGCACAA AAACTGTGTCCAGTGCCTGGCATTTAAGAGTGGAGAGCTGAAGGACGTGTGTGAATCCACATGCAAGAACTTCAAACCCATCCTGGTGAAGAAGAAGGAAGACCTTCCTCAGCCAAACAGCCAACCCTTCCTCACACACTGCAAAGAGCGCGACGCCAATGACTGCTGGTTCTTCTTCACCTACGCCACCAAGAATAACACTACTGAAGTCTACGTGGTAGAGGAGCTGG AATGCCCGGCTGGTCCCGACATCATCCCCATCGTAGCAGGCTTGGTCGCGGGCATTGTTCTGATTGGTCTGGCCCTGCTTCTCATCTGGAAACTGCTTATGATTATTCATGACCGCAGAGAGTTCGCAAAGTTTGAGAAAGAGAAGATGAACGCCAAGTGGGATACA CAAGAGAATCCGATATACCGGAGCCCTATTAATAAGTTCCAGAACCCCGGTTATGGACACAGAAGCGGGGCGCTCTGA